One Triticum dicoccoides isolate Atlit2015 ecotype Zavitan chromosome 4B, WEW_v2.0, whole genome shotgun sequence genomic window carries:
- the LOC119295389 gene encoding protein SHORTAGE IN CHIASMATA 1 homolog, producing MRTRFLAADYFSPPSAASCSDQALTLASLRFPPLPVPSLPPDPHFPFPLPFPAAADLPAVSIPGDDLDSLPISSALSEFLAAVIPQALPAPAIPAADEGLDDFLYDRGGYRKGFSLRESVAFKIPDGLDEISREKDGKGDGSRSDRLGTSTDTKRWELLKEHIFEVVEVDLPQILEGHVASFGGDESGDGVILLFGVPDAKIHLEFIDIDTEMTLSYPTELADSIYQVEKIPVKHNDEEHLSARNINLLEIAALDCGVTIPLLEVHRHSWELNGCPTKAEMSNIFHNLVEHLGEAQVQHPALNSTEFSRSTDMDMLAFVSKDVPCADYQADKPITVRAAVEMDLVRINDNLLLERNSALYPLKPDGTFSDLPCSVLLEEAQIIDFPSEDLFKMLVQSDAAELNTSDEIFKDDFNPARRFYESVVSSELVLVDDTFRSLPTPILSDDDMTLRSMVPSMGEVLCSLKTHSLSAADRIYLDWHLLLEVPCNREISSTYASMVEEVKSCQLNSEMQVNCQQTSALGFDFLEYFWTSAKHQDEDKQNNIYVPTPLPHDPPPVVETAQKYRQESDTGGHGHMEKPSSGKAASLFESMSQSSDINFYLNVRSGTKRGTNDENISTLDIPTLNEQATSFPSRPKVDKLIEIHPVSLSDSIRALIKHIHRSYTTALQESAYLRHTFSDGHLSISKQKLLGLITGDGSNGFDNHCKHEDKMELIVLYGLKQAAYYLCFFGLHAGHLYISNLIGSFENIPERLRNIHSFIGEALSKAEKHQIDSHPSLHDIEMILRSNTHTSQQILIVADTAFWLPLGQKLTSIKMTFVELGKDPAAAYLDPVDKPNPTTWVLRGLPKSDCILLDNKNIPASFPFSEFGIVLEYGGPDKLSTLLSLAPNLDSFPQLHFLYVKVDVEDPSVAVVEDNPTDQELRATLDTVLHALQKDLQEKMNKMRIVDSLNFIPATNQLQVRQENLCKYSTADSTKKLPADDQLLKQENLEKEFVDAHNFVPTAEQRHREEMLSKRTILHSQHFVPAVEKSSSTSSVSANVIKAPQDNLSGTDLPSGVKVGRLTPGRLSTPAIVVNTGSHGKNMLFSRRSSYQQILSLEKGGMQVVERDVDLPVDLILSTAACLVWFETKIFGSNELTASAETSSITNFVEIIATNILMSISFCFCGCIMVFEGEPHSLSAVMESSDSLYAAAASLMMNVQIFFSCTPKLTDEIVLSCIRNVNMLNKAPSPDIPESESLAESFLTKFPSINPLSAYSMLSCGSSLVEFLSWSHERRIQAVEKYLLSPQSISLFNALCKFGELGESRSVMTEGSSVDSDICSALLQSPSKRKRCASQVFAVPTSDPLHPDPLNQLPGDYVEHNNVFPQPKLRRFSDAEDATPQLPEVFMFDQSLSRGGEGVSCLPRKHDIEAIIGNQIMGDHISNGFTADTREYNRRRVNNMVDTYDFSWQPESGGKEPMESSFPASGPSFSKAYSHPVFPSALEINDDTGYWDISGGAHDTWKGHVHGGIASTSCRNDVGSRYHEPTEEIMQKGHVHGDIASTSCRNDVGSRYHEPREEIMHDPGSSLAFLKQHSGFHATPHGSSWEIDYLRQMNEKRRAREERSRCNTSAMMSNSRMRDGAAKIINPPLIGSFRYRGDGDAPLRNRSPPVGTRHYEKAREGTKAHTHRARKDFKMQPSVSHGNRIEPSIYPSWTPIDTRARQKLSFATYGKEKQSKLVWRDPNSSGAECGFRKRYREEGT from the exons ATGCGGACTCGCTTCCTCGCTGCCGACTACTTCTCCCCGCCGTCGGCGGCCTCCTGTTCGGATCAAGCCCTAACCCTAGCGTCCTTGCGCTTCCCTCCTCTCCCCGTCCCCTCGCTTCCGCCCGATCCGCATTTCCCGTTCCCCCTCCCTTTCCCCGCCGCGGCCGACCTCCCCGCAGTCAGCATCCCGGGCGACGATCTCGACTCTCTCCCCATATCCTCCGCGCTATCTGAGTTCCTCGCGGCCGTTATTCCGCAGGCCCTTCCCGCACCGGCTATCCCCGCCGCCGACGAG GGATTGGATGATTTCCTCTACGACAGGGGCGGGTATCGCAAGGGTTTTAGCTTGAGGGAGTCTGTTGCATTCAAAATCCCTGAT GGATTGGACGAGATTAGCCGCGAGAAGGATGGGAAGGGAGACGGATCCAGGTCAGATAGATTGGGGACCTCCACTGACACGAAG AGATGGGAACTGCTGAAGGAGCACATATTTGAGGTTGTAGAGGTCGATCTCCCTCAG ATTTTGGAAGGACACGTTGCATCCTTTGGTGGTGACGAGTCTGGTGATGGTGTCATCTTATTGTTTGGTGTTCCAGATGCGAAAATCCACTTG GAGTTCATTGATATTGACACTGAGATGACATTAAGCTATCCAACCGAACTTGCGGATTCAATTTATCAAGTAGAGAAAATCCCTGTGAAGCATAATGATGAGGAACATTTGTCTGCAAGGAATATTAACCTTTTAGAGATTGCAGCATTAGATTGTGGTGTAACAATACCACTACTGGAGGTTCATAGGCATTCTTGGGAGCTTAATGGGTGTCCCACTAAGGCAGAGATGTCTAATATTTTTCATAACCTTGTTGAACATTTGGGTGAAGCACAAGTTCAGCATCCAGCGTTGAACTCAACTGAGTTCTCAAGATCAACTGATATGGACATGTTGGCCTTTGTTTCCAAAGATGTCCCATGTGCAGACTATCAAGCAGATAAACCAATAACGGTTAGGGCTGCAGTAGAAATGGATCTTGTGAGGATCAATGATAATCTTCTACTTGAGAGAAACTCAGCATTATACCCTCTCAAGCCTGATGGCACCTTTTCAGATTTGCCTTGCTCAGTTCTTTTAGAAGAAGCACAGATCATTGATTTCCCTTCAGAGGATCTCTTCAAAATGCTTGTTCAGTCAGATGCAGCTGAGCTGAATACATCTGATGAAATATTCAAAGACGACTTCAATCCAGCAAGGCGTTTCTATGAATCAGTAGTTAGCTCTGAGTTGGTGCTGGTTGATGATACATTCAGATCACTACCTACACCTATTTTATCTGATGATGATATGACACTGAGGTCTATGGTCCCCTCCATGGGAGAAGTACTTTGCTCCCTGAAAACTCATTCACTCTCTGCAGCCGACAGAATTTATTTGGACTGGCATCTTTTATTGGAAGTTCCATGCAACCGGGAGATATCCTCTACCTATGCAAGCATGGTTGAGGAGGTAAAAAGTTGCCAGTTAAATTCTGAGATGCAAGTCAATTGTCAGCAGACATCGGCACTTGGTTTTGATTTTCTTGAGTATTTTTGGACAAGTGCAAAACACCAAGATGAGGACAAACAGAACAATATTTATGTGCCTACCCCTCTACCTCATGATCCACCTCCTGTAGTGGAAACAGCTCAAAAATACAGACAAGAAAGTGATACTGGAGGCCACGGCCACATGGAAAAGCCAAGTTCAGGAAAGGCAGCTTCCTTATTCGAGTCAATGTCACAATCCAGTGACATAAATTTCTACTTGAATGTCAGAAGCGGCACCAAGAGAGGAACTAATGATGAAAATATTTCTACTTTAGATATCCCTACTTTAAATGAACAAGCAACTTCTTTTCCAAGCAGGCCTAAAGTTGAcaagctcatagaaattcatcctgTCAGCCTCTCAGATTCTATCCGAGCCCTTATCAAACACATCCATAGAAGCTATACAACTGCTTTGCAAGAAAGTGCATATTTGAGGCATACTTTCTCGGATGGGCATTTAAGCATTTCGAAGCAGAAGCTTCTTGGACTGATAACTGGAGATGGTTCAAATGGCTTTGATAATCACTGTAAACATGAAGATAAGATGGAACTCATTGTACTCTATGGATTAAAACAGGCTGCATATTATCTATGTTTCTTTGGTTTGCATGCTGGCCATCTGTACATAAGCAACCTGATTGGAAGCTTTGAAAATATTCCTGAGAGGTTAAGAAATATTCATAGTTTCATTGGTGAAGCACTGTCGAAAGCTGAGAAGCATCAGATTGACTCTCACCCATCATTGCATGACATTGAAATGATCCTGAGATCTAATACACACACCAGCCAACAGATCCTTATAGTTGCTGATACAGCTTTCTGGCTGCCATTGGGTCAAAAATTAACTTCGATTAAGATGACATTTGTTGAGCTAGGAAAAGACCCTGCTGCAGCTTATTTAGATCCGGTGGACAAGCCAAACCCTACAACTTGGGTGCTCAGAGGATTGCCGAAATCAGACTGCATTCTGCTAGATAATAA GAACATTCCAGCTTCATTCCCTTTCAGTGAGTTTGGCATCGTACTGGAATACGGAGGTCCAGATAAATTATCTACCTTGTTGTCTCTGGCTCCTAATTTAGATAGTTTTCCACAACTGCATTTCCTCTATGTCAAAGTGGATGTTGAAGATCCTTCGGTTGCAGTTGTTGAGGACAACCCTACTGACCAGGAGTTGAGAGCCACACTG GATACGGTTTTGCATGCACTTCAGAAAGATCTGCAAGAGAAGATGAACAAGATGCGTATTGTTGATTCATTGAACTTTATACCAGCAACTAATCAGTTGCAAGTACGGCAGGAAAATCTGTGCAAATATAGCACTGCTGATTCAACAAAAAAATTGCCTGCAGATGATCAACTGCTCAAACAAGAAAATTTGGAGAAAGAGTTTGTTGATGCTCATAATTTTGTTCCTACAGCTGAACAGCGGCACAGAGAGGAAATGTTGAGCAAAAGAACTATCCTCCATTCACAACATTTTGTGCCTGCAGTTGAGAAGAGCAGCTCTACCTCTTCTGTATCTGCAAATGTGATAAAGGCCCCACAAGACAATCTATCTGGTACCGACTTGCCTTCCGGTGTAAAAGTTGGCCGCCTCACTCCAGGAAGATTATCCACCCCGGCGATTGTTGTAAATACTGGAAGTCATGGAAAGAATATGCTTTTCTCTCGGAGATCATCTTATCAGCAGATCCTATCTTTGGAGAAAGGAGGAATGCAGGTTGTGGAACGAGACGTTGATCTTCCTGTGGACCTAATACTCAGTACTGCAGCTTGCCTAGTATGGTTTGAGACAAAAATCTTTGGGAGCAATGAATTAACAGCATCGGCAGAGACATCTAGTATAACAAATTTTGTGGAGATCATTGCGACCAACATTCTGATGTCAATTAGCTTCTGTTTCTGTGGTTGTATAATG GTCTTTGAAGGTGAACCTCACTCTCTTTCTGCTGTAATGGAGTCATCTGATTCTCTATATGCTGCAGCTGCTAGTCTGATGATGAACGTGCAGATATTCTTCTCATGCACACCCAAGTTAACAGATGAGATAGTTCTCAGTTGCATTAGGAATGTGAACATGTTGAATAAAGCTCCTTCTCCAGATATACCTGAATCAGAAAGCTTGGCTGAATCATTTCTCACAAAATTCCCTTCAATCAATCCCTTGTCTGCATACAGTATGCTTTCTTGTGGAAGCAGCCTTGTGGAGTTCCTCAGTTGGTCACATGAGCGTCGTATACAGGCTGTTGAGAAGTATCTGTTGTCCCCGCAGAGCATTTCTCTGTTCAATGCTTTGTGCAAATTCGGTGAGCTAGGTGAATCTAGGTCTGTGATGACTGAAGGCTCTTCTGTAGATTCAGACATCTGTAGTGCATTGTTGCAGTCTCCAAGTAAAAGGAAAAGGTGCGCCTCTCAAGTTTTTGCAGTACCAACTAGTGATCCCCTCCATCCGGATCCTCTAAACCAATTGCCTGGTGATTATGTAGAACATAACAATGTATTCCCACAGCCTAAGTTGAGGAGGTTCTCCGACGCGGAGGATGCAACGCCTCAGCTCCCAGAGGTCTTTATGTTCGATCAAAGTTTGAGTAGGGGAGGTGAAGGGGTCTCTTGTCTGCCAAGAAAGCACGATATTGAGGCAATAATTGGCAATCAGATCATGGGTGATCACATCAGCAATGGATTTACTGCAGATACGAGGGAATATAACCGAAGAAGGGTTAACAATATGGTGGACACATACGACTTCTCTTGGCAACCGGAATCAGGGGGTAAAGAACCTATGGAAAGCTCTTTTCCCGCAAGCGGACCATCATTCAGCAAAGCTTACAGTCATCCAGTATTTCCATCTGCATTAGAGATCAACGATGATACTGGTTACTGGGACATTTCAGGAGGTGCACATGACACTTGGAAGGGTCATGTACATGGGGGTATTGCCTCAACCTCTTGCAGAAATGATGTGGGCAGCAGATATCATGAGCCAACAGAGGAAATAATGCAGAAGGGTCATGTACATGGGGATATTGCCTCAACCTCTTGCAGAAATGATGTGGGCAGCAGATATCATGAGCCAAGAGAGGAAATAATGCATGATCCAGGAAGTTCACTTGCTTTTCTGAAACAGCATTCCGGCTTTCATGCAACTCCACATGGCTCAAGCTGGGAAATTGATTATCTCAGGCAAATGAACGAAAAAAGAAGAGCACGTGAGGAGAGATCAAGATGTAATACATCAGCAATGATGTCAAACTCAAGGATGAGGGATGGGGCCGCTAAGATCATAAATCCTCCACTTATTGGATCCTTCAGATACCGAGGAGATGGAGACGCTCCTTTGAGGAACCGGAGCCCACCTGTTGGGACTCGGCATTATGAGAAAGCCAGAGAAGGAACTAAAGCACATACCCATAGAGCAAGAAAAGATTTCAAGATGCAACCAAGTGTAAGTCACGGAAACAGGATAGAGCCGTCCATATATCCATCGTGGACTCCCATTGACACGAGAGCCAGACAG AAACTTTCATTTGCAACATACGGGAAGGAGAAGCAAAGCAAGTTGGTCTGGAGAGACCCAAATAGCTCTGGTGCTGAGTGTGGCTTCCGGAAAAGATACCGGGAAGAAGGTACGTAG